A genomic region of Zea mays cultivar B73 chromosome 6, Zm-B73-REFERENCE-NAM-5.0, whole genome shotgun sequence contains the following coding sequences:
- the LOC118472224 gene encoding uncharacterized protein produces the protein MGASLSCFGSGAGGYYYADEPGYEQPRRSSRKVRPSDEDGLWYVGERDVDMKASAFIARFHASASSSASAS, from the coding sequence ATGGGAGCCAGCCTGTCTTGCTTCGGCTCGGGAGCTGGCGGGTACTACTACGCCGACGAGCCGGGGTACGAGCAGCCGCGGCGGTCGTCCAGGAAGGTGCGGCCGAGCGACGAGGACGGGCTGTGGTACGTTGGCGAGCGCGACGTCGACATGAAGGCGTCGGCGTTCATCGCCAGGTTCCATGCGTCCGCGTCCTCGTCCGCGTCCGCGAGCTAG